In uncultured Desulfovibrio sp., the sequence CCGGCTGGTGGACCGTCTGCTTGCCACCCAGCAGGCCCGACATCCCCTGGAAGTGCTGACCCCCTTTGCCCAACAACCCTACCCCGATGCCCGGACGCTGCTGCATACCTGCCGGGACTGGCTGGCTGCCGGCGAAGGGCGGGCCGTCATCCTGCGCTTTCTGCGCCATCTGACTCCCCAGACGCCTCCGGTGATCCGGCACTGGACCGTGGTGGACCGCCTGGATCAGGACGGTCTGCATCTCTTTGATTGCAGCCATGAACGCGAGGCCATCCTGCACATTCCGGCCCAGGGCTTTGTGACCGATCCCACGCATATCTGCCCGGACAAACTCCTCTGTATTCTGCCCTCCAGCCTGCGCCTGGTACGGCGGGCCTGAAGCACGGGCACAGGATGACAAACGGCCCGTACGAGGCTACCATGCGGTCATGAAAAAGCACCCTTCCGCCCTGCCCGTCTGGTCCCTCAGCCTCGGCTGCCCCAAGAATCGTGTGGATACCGAGCACACGCTGGGGTCACTGGGGCTGCCCGTTACCTGCGTACCGCACATGGGGCGGGCGCGCCTGGTCTTCATCAATACCTGCGGCTTCATCGAACCTGCCGTGCGTGAATCCATCCGCAGCGTTCTTGATGCCATTGCGCGACTGGCGCCGCTCAAACGGCGGCCCCTGCTGGCCGTGGGCGGCTGCATGGTGGGGCGCTACGGCGTTGCCGACCTGGCCGCAGAACTGCCGGAGGTGGACCTCTGGCTGCCCACCAGCAGGCTGGAAGAATGGCCGGCCATGCTGCGCGAGGCCCTGGCCCTGCAGGAAGGCAGCCCCTGCCGCGGGCGCCTGCTGTCCACCGGGCCATCCTATGCCTGGCTCAAAATCGGCGAAGGCTGCCGCCACCGCTGCGCCTTCTGCACCATCCCGTCCATCCGCGGCGGGCTGCACTCCACACCGGCCGGGGAACTGCGCCAGGAAGCCGCAGACCTGCTGGCCCGGGGCGTGCGCGAACTGGTGCTGGTGGCGCAGGACACCACGTCCTGGGGCACTGACCTCATGCCCGCGCAGGACCTGCGTTCCCTCATCGACCAGCTGCTGCCGCTTGACGGCCTGGCCTGGCTGCGGCTGCTCTATCTCTATCCCACGGGCATCACGCGCGACCTGCTGCGCTATATCCGCCAAACAGGCGCGCCCCTGCTGCCGTATCTGGATATTCCCCTGCAACATGCCCACCCGGACGTGCTGGCGCGCATGGGCCGCCCCTTTGCCCGCGATCCGCACCACATTCTTGATCTGGTGCGGGAAGAGCTGCCCCAGGCCGCGCTGCGCACCACCTTCATTGTGGGCTATCCCGGCGAAACCGACGCCCATTTCACGGCGCTTTGCCGCTTTGTGGAAGAAGCCCGCTTTCGCAACATGGGCGTCTTTGCCTATCAGGCCGAGGACGGCACGCCGGCTGCCGGCATGCCCGATCAGGTTCCTGACCACATCAAGGAAGAGCGCCGTGCCGCCCTCATGGAAATTCAGGCCGACATCAGCGAAAGCCTGCTGGCGGAAGAAGAAGGCCGGCGTCTGCCCGTTCTGGTGGACGCGCCGCACGAGGAATGGCCGGGGCTGCATACGGGAAGGGTCTGGTTTCAGGCCCCCGAGGTGGACGGCATCACCTATATCAGCGGCCCCGGCGTGCATCCCGGTGCGCTGATAGAGGCCGATGTGGTGGAGCACAGCACCTACGACCTCACCGCCCTGAGCTGAACGCGGCTCCCATCTGCTCCTGCGGCGGTCAGACGGCCAGCCGGCCACCCGGGAGGCCGCTTTCCGCAGCACGGTCTGTCGAAAAGGCGCATGCCGTATTCGTCAACACGGTCCGGCAGCACACCGCCCCCCTGGCCCGCATGCCCATGAGGGAGAGGCCGTCCGGCCTGCCCGCCCCCAGGCAGAAAGGCTCCGTCGCGCCTGCCGTGCAAATAGGGGCGCCCTGTGACAAGGCAGGACGACGCTGTTTTACGACAGCTTTCTGTCACCACGACATCATGCAGCCGTGCCACTCCACCAACAGGCTGCGCCCGCCAAACAGTCCGCCCTTCCCAGCCTTTGCAGCGACCGATGCACTAGCGGCACGCGGCTGGACAGCCAGTGCGACCAGCCGCCACACCCCGCCTTTGGGCACGGGTCACCTGGCCATGACGAGGGCGCGTTCCGCTGTACAAAGGCCCGCATGCTGCCCCAAGGGCGCAGCCTGCCCGCCACCGGCCATGAAGGGGCCATTTCTCCGTCTGCCGCGGTCCGTGGCAGACGCGGAACACTTCCCCGGCTGCTGTCCGGTCCATAGTCAAAAGCCTGCCGTCCCTGACGCCGCGCAGTGATGGTCCGCCCTGCTCGCTGCCGCCCGGTCCCGTATCAGAACACGGCGGCTCGTTCCCAGTCTGGCCTGCTACGCTGCACAGTCCCACCTGCCGATTTCCTGCCCAGCCAGCTGCGTTGCACAGCCCCTGCCTTTGTGGCTGCCGCGACGATCAGCATTGCATGCGTAGCCGACGCCGCATTGTCCCCGCTGCCAGCTTGCCGGCAGCAAGCGTGCCGCCCTGTCCCGACGGACCGTGCCATTCCCCCTTCC encodes:
- the rimO gene encoding 30S ribosomal protein S12 methylthiotransferase RimO — its product is MKKHPSALPVWSLSLGCPKNRVDTEHTLGSLGLPVTCVPHMGRARLVFINTCGFIEPAVRESIRSVLDAIARLAPLKRRPLLAVGGCMVGRYGVADLAAELPEVDLWLPTSRLEEWPAMLREALALQEGSPCRGRLLSTGPSYAWLKIGEGCRHRCAFCTIPSIRGGLHSTPAGELRQEAADLLARGVRELVLVAQDTTSWGTDLMPAQDLRSLIDQLLPLDGLAWLRLLYLYPTGITRDLLRYIRQTGAPLLPYLDIPLQHAHPDVLARMGRPFARDPHHILDLVREELPQAALRTTFIVGYPGETDAHFTALCRFVEEARFRNMGVFAYQAEDGTPAAGMPDQVPDHIKEERRAALMEIQADISESLLAEEEGRRLPVLVDAPHEEWPGLHTGRVWFQAPEVDGITYISGPGVHPGALIEADVVEHSTYDLTALS